A single Methanolobus sp. ZRKC5 DNA region contains:
- the arsB gene encoding ACR3 family arsenite efflux transporter: MATKACITKEPQGLAFFEKYLPVWVILCIIGGILLGRFAPGIALYLDSLSIYVDEAPVVSIPIAICLFFMMYPIMVKIDFGEVLKAGQNLKPVGLTLFINWAIKPFTMYLISLFFLGTLFLGFIGPEATDLVKMPFGLDLPVGASYGEGTVVLQDGIKMLEVPLWRSYLAGCILLGIAPCTAMVLVWGYLARGNDCHTLVMVAINSLAMLFLYGPLGGFLLGVGRLPVPWQALALSIGIYVALPLAAGYVSRKLIIRMKGKEWFDTSFVHLLTPVTITALLVTLILLFSFKGETILSQPLTILWIAVPLFIQTVFIFTLGYILAKLLKLSYQDAAPSAMIGASNHFEVAIATSTILFGLSSGAALATVVGVLIEVPVMLMLVKVCIRTRGWFS; encoded by the coding sequence ATGGCTACAAAAGCATGCATAACTAAAGAGCCGCAAGGCCTTGCTTTCTTTGAAAAGTACCTTCCTGTGTGGGTAATTCTCTGTATCATCGGGGGAATTCTGCTTGGGAGGTTTGCACCGGGCATTGCACTCTATCTTGATAGTTTGTCAATATATGTGGATGAAGCACCAGTGGTTTCGATCCCAATTGCAATTTGCCTGTTCTTCATGATGTATCCTATCATGGTGAAGATCGATTTCGGTGAGGTGCTCAAGGCCGGACAGAATCTAAAGCCTGTAGGGCTTACACTTTTCATTAACTGGGCTATCAAGCCGTTTACAATGTATCTCATATCCCTTTTCTTTTTGGGTACACTGTTCCTCGGCTTCATTGGTCCGGAAGCAACAGACCTTGTGAAGATGCCTTTTGGACTTGATCTTCCTGTAGGTGCGAGTTATGGTGAAGGAACTGTTGTTTTGCAGGATGGTATCAAGATGTTGGAGGTGCCATTGTGGAGAAGTTATCTTGCAGGTTGTATCCTTCTGGGAATAGCACCGTGTACTGCAATGGTTCTTGTATGGGGATATTTGGCTCGTGGAAATGACTGCCACACACTTGTGATGGTTGCTATAAATTCCCTTGCTATGCTTTTTCTTTATGGTCCTCTCGGAGGTTTCCTGCTTGGAGTTGGAAGGCTTCCTGTACCCTGGCAGGCGTTGGCTCTGTCCATAGGGATATACGTAGCACTTCCACTGGCGGCGGGGTATGTTTCCAGAAAACTGATAATCCGCATGAAGGGTAAGGAATGGTTCGATACGAGTTTTGTCCATCTGCTGACACCGGTCACTATTACTGCTCTTCTTGTTACGCTGATACTGCTCTTCAGTTTCAAGGGAGAAACAATACTGTCACAGCCATTGACAATCCTGTGGATTGCAGTGCCGCTTTTTATTCAGACAGTGTTCATTTTCACGCTTGGATATATTCTTGCGAAGCTTTTGAAACTGAGTTATCAGGATGCGGCTCCTTCTGCAATGATCGGCGCATCGAACCATTTTGAGGTGGCTATTGCCACATCTACGATACTGTTTGGGCTGTCATCAGGCGCTGCTCTTGCAACTGTTGTGGGTGTTCTTATTGAAGTGCCTGTTATGCTCATGCTTGTGAAAGTTTGCATTCGGACAAGAGGATGGTTCAGCTGA
- a CDS encoding PQQ-dependent sugar dehydrogenase: protein MSRLLSGLRVWWIAVLFVVMIFLVIFSANYLGVRPTVTGSGVEGITLPPGFVIDVYADDLGSTLLSFGGPSPGPRMMMIKDGLLFVSIPNKGLIAVLPDRNGDNVADEVDVFISDLDHPHGIDYYDGWFYIAQESRVIRVRDDDGDLVADEDSLEIIIDALPTGGHYTRTVKIHEGELYLSVGSSCNVCYESNKMRAAISKSELDGNNLSVFAKGLRNSVGMAFHPLTGELYATENGRDWLGDDLPPDEINLIKEGGDYGWPSCYGTNIYDTDFNDSEYIGNPCNETGKMPSFVNLQAHSAPLGLTFYHGDSFPEEYHGDLFVCFHGSWNRQEPTGYKLVSIDMDTRELTDFATGWLGAATISGRLVDVIVADDGSLFVSDDNAGKIYRIYYAG from the coding sequence ATGTCACGATTGTTATCAGGTTTGAGAGTGTGGTGGATAGCTGTTCTTTTCGTAGTGATGATTTTCCTTGTGATATTTTCGGCTAACTATCTCGGTGTGCGACCTACCGTGACAGGTTCAGGAGTTGAAGGCATAACCCTGCCACCTGGTTTTGTCATTGATGTATATGCCGATGACCTGGGTAGCACCCTGCTATCATTCGGAGGACCGTCTCCTGGTCCCCGTATGATGATGATCAAGGATGGTCTGCTTTTCGTATCCATACCAAACAAGGGCCTTATAGCTGTACTTCCAGATCGAAATGGTGACAATGTTGCTGATGAGGTTGATGTGTTCATATCAGACCTTGATCATCCTCATGGAATAGACTACTATGACGGCTGGTTCTACATAGCGCAGGAGAGCAGGGTCATCAGGGTAAGGGATGATGACGGTGACCTTGTTGCTGATGAAGATAGTCTGGAAATTATAATTGATGCTCTTCCCACGGGCGGTCATTATACAAGGACCGTGAAAATCCATGAAGGTGAACTCTACCTGAGTGTAGGTTCTTCATGCAATGTCTGCTATGAGTCCAACAAAATGAGGGCTGCCATATCAAAGAGTGAGCTTGATGGAAATAATCTCTCGGTATTTGCAAAGGGACTTCGCAATTCAGTGGGAATGGCATTTCATCCGCTAACCGGGGAATTATATGCCACTGAGAACGGAAGAGACTGGCTAGGGGATGACCTTCCTCCTGATGAGATAAATCTCATAAAAGAAGGCGGGGATTATGGCTGGCCAAGCTGTTATGGTACGAATATTTACGACACTGACTTTAACGATAGTGAATACATTGGCAATCCCTGTAATGAAACTGGGAAAATGCCCAGTTTTGTGAACCTGCAGGCACACTCAGCACCATTGGGACTTACATTCTACCATGGTGACAGTTTCCCGGAAGAGTATCATGGCGACCTTTTTGTTTGTTTCCACGGTTCGTGGAACCGACAGGAACCGACCGGGTACAAGCTGGTCAGTATTGACATGGACACCCGAGAGCTCACAGATTTTGCAACAGGATGGCTTGGAGCTGCAACCATCAGTGGCAGGCTGGTTGATGTGATAGTAGCTGATGATGGATCGTTATTTGTCAGCGATGATAACGCAGGAAAGATATACCGGATATATTATGCAGGTTAA
- a CDS encoding GTP-binding protein: MKVIIIGGFLGSGKTTTLRNLAKHLIGKGHKIAIIVNEVGDVGVDGETISSSGLVTKELTSGCICCSLKISMELTLQNLIEDYEPDVVIIEPTGIAFPLQIKEHIELMDLGEVSFAPVVSIVDASRFGVEWKQIPRFIESQIKESEIVCINKIDLVDSEGIATATQMVLGINPDAIVVEFSAKNADEKFERFMDLLTGESEIHQDREDMNSIEASGVGAYAGEYSITSEAMHSDKVTTMLVHLLMDIKDKVKQINPEFIGHVKISFKFKEGLVKGSLTSSEGEPVVEILDEKGDGGEEHLKFLSAVTKVPKEELVKIVDECIQSNLKKEGLSFEKISFEVHDKPNLITLDI; this comes from the coding sequence ATGAAAGTGATAATCATAGGTGGTTTTCTTGGAAGCGGAAAAACAACTACTCTGCGAAATCTTGCTAAACATTTGATCGGTAAAGGGCACAAAATAGCTATAATTGTCAATGAGGTCGGTGACGTTGGGGTAGACGGTGAAACGATATCAAGCAGTGGTCTTGTTACAAAAGAGCTGACCAGTGGTTGCATTTGCTGTTCCCTTAAGATCAGTATGGAGCTCACCCTGCAGAACCTCATTGAGGATTATGAGCCGGATGTCGTCATTATCGAACCGACGGGAATCGCTTTCCCTCTTCAGATAAAGGAGCATATCGAACTTATGGACCTGGGTGAGGTCTCATTTGCTCCGGTGGTTTCTATTGTTGATGCCAGCAGGTTTGGTGTTGAATGGAAGCAGATACCAAGGTTCATTGAGAGCCAGATCAAGGAATCTGAGATAGTTTGTATCAATAAGATAGACCTTGTGGACAGTGAAGGTATTGCAACTGCAACTCAGATGGTCCTTGGAATAAACCCTGATGCAATTGTTGTTGAATTCTCAGCAAAGAACGCAGATGAGAAATTCGAGAGATTCATGGACCTGCTGACAGGTGAAAGTGAGATACATCAAGATCGTGAGGATATGAACTCCATTGAGGCTTCAGGTGTTGGAGCTTATGCAGGTGAATATTCGATCACTTCAGAAGCTATGCACAGTGATAAGGTCACAACAATGCTGGTACATCTTTTAATGGATATCAAGGATAAAGTAAAACAAATCAATCCTGAGTTCATAGGGCATGTGAAGATAAGTTTCAAGTTCAAGGAAGGTCTTGTCAAGGGCAGCCTGACATCTTCTGAAGGTGAGCCGGTAGTTGAGATACTTGATGAGAAGGGTGATGGTGGTGAAGAGCATCTGAAGTTCCTCAGTGCTGTGACAAAGGTCCCGAAGGAAGAACTTGTGAAAATTGTGGATGAATGCATACAGTCAAATCTGAAAAAGGAAGGTCTTTCTTTTGAAAAGATCAGTTTCGAGGTCCATGATAAACCGAATTTGATAACTCTGGACATTTAA
- a CDS encoding DUF2148 domain-containing protein: MKQNPELEVIESLAKTILVAARTAPKGKGVDDIVTFLLDDADRMQLADKMEELSDIKDMKFLIRDAKNIRDADSLLLIGLKSSGVSSLNCGACGFKTCKEMLEQKKVKVEFTGPHCMIKYMDLGIAVGSAVSKAKDLCIDNRVLYSAGAAACYFDMIDADVAMAIPLSVKGKNIFFDRPSTR, translated from the coding sequence ATGAAACAAAATCCTGAACTCGAGGTAATTGAATCGCTTGCAAAAACAATCCTTGTAGCTGCAAGGACCGCACCCAAGGGCAAAGGTGTCGATGATATTGTGACCTTCCTGCTGGATGATGCTGATAGAATGCAACTGGCTGACAAAATGGAAGAGCTCAGTGACATAAAGGATATGAAGTTCCTGATACGTGATGCCAAGAATATCAGGGATGCTGATTCATTACTCCTTATTGGTCTGAAGTCGTCTGGTGTTAGCTCACTTAACTGTGGTGCATGTGGATTTAAGACATGCAAAGAAATGCTTGAGCAGAAAAAAGTCAAGGTAGAGTTCACAGGTCCGCATTGTATGATCAAATACATGGACCTCGGTATTGCTGTGGGGTCTGCGGTGTCAAAGGCAAAAGACCTGTGTATCGATAACAGAGTGCTGTACTCGGCAGGTGCTGCTGCATGTTACTTTGATATGATCGATGCGGATGTTGCAATGGCGATTCCTTTGAGTGTAAAGGGGAAAAATATCTTCTTTGACAGACCATCTACAAGGTGA
- a CDS encoding PAS domain S-box protein gives MSYRGYIISIHTINSDIDFIEDITQGSYFSLLYENTEEFVDIVASFLDAGFRNNECCLWGVSGQLDADNAKDLLKGAGIDVDKYLENGQLMLTSCNECYIAGEGAVSERDIKKWEELYNIAIDEGYDGLRVVDKFTIVGEDAWERFVEYEKKAMGLIKTKGIVGLFAFLLEARTRSEIIEIIGMHDGSIIKQKGRWTLLQSSSSCKVVQKEAIFPDDILENVWTGVWAIDKHDNIVYWNMGMESLSGLLKKDVIGTRIISLMPRKLEADELRFIDIFHMTKKSLRSRTYDIFPFVKPDGQYIYHSGVLFPLRDKHGDYAGMLGTIGNTTEQTIDQNNLKSKFMSAERQGDIYKKSPVVAFLWAAKENWPIEFVSENIAQFGYIPEELTSGNFVYTDMVHPDDLDSVRNDVAQLEISGKMYFSKEYRLLTKSGNLRWVTERSFLIRDEDGEPAYYQGIVIDITDRKNAEEAIIEAEKKYRMIFENSPLGIFNFDKNGVISHCNRKFLEIMGLGRRENIIGFDLVESIVDPKMKKAVDDVLSRKVGHFEGEYHTVSTDVTIYIKADYSPNIAEDGTFLGGIGVFEDISERKKAEDAVLEAEKKYRLIFENSPLGIFHFNAEGILTHCNEKYLQIIGLQSKEEIIGFNMVKQISDKMMKKAINDALSRKNGHFEGKYRTVISGKDVYLKADYSPNVADDGTFLGGIGIFGDISVRKKAEEALRLDESRLEALLKINQLNDTSLKEIADFVQEEAVRLTQSKIGYLAFLNEEGTILIVYSWSKNIMKECKVKGKKLEYPLESTGLWGESIRQKKAIIINDFEAPTPLKHGYPEGHIILKRYMNIPIFDGKKIVGAAGVGNKEEEYNKSDLRQLTLFMEGMWRLIQRKRAEDTLRENADEISKVNAELSKANAELSDANEELTSLDRMKDDFLSNVSHEFKTPLTSIQGYSQLIADQTLGSVNEQQKKAVDTVIRNSERLRRLVDSLLYLSRAQSGKLSYSFENVNIMDVIDNSIQDLALQAEGKKIKLIKDIPDNLPVITADHDKMMDVFVNLVDNAIKFTPQDGKITISAHASADSLYLEVEDTGIGIPEDKIPNLFERFYQVDSSVRRRYGGTGLGLYICKKIIEDHSGDIHVTSEDGKGTIIHIRLPLQQ, from the coding sequence TTGTCATACAGGGGTTATATTATCAGCATCCATACTATCAATTCGGACATTGATTTCATAGAGGACATAACTCAGGGGAGTTATTTTTCCCTGCTGTATGAGAACACTGAAGAGTTTGTGGATATAGTGGCATCTTTCTTAGATGCAGGTTTCAGGAACAATGAATGTTGCCTGTGGGGAGTTTCAGGTCAGCTTGACGCTGACAACGCAAAGGATTTGCTAAAAGGTGCTGGAATTGACGTAGACAAGTATCTTGAAAACGGCCAGTTGATGCTAACTTCCTGCAACGAGTGCTACATTGCCGGTGAAGGTGCAGTTTCTGAAAGGGATATCAAAAAATGGGAAGAACTCTACAATATTGCAATAGATGAAGGTTATGATGGCCTGAGGGTAGTTGATAAGTTCACCATTGTCGGCGAGGATGCATGGGAAAGGTTCGTTGAATACGAAAAAAAGGCAATGGGCCTTATAAAAACGAAAGGTATCGTCGGCTTGTTCGCATTTTTACTTGAAGCCCGTACAAGGTCTGAGATAATCGAGATAATCGGTATGCATGATGGTAGCATCATAAAACAGAAAGGCAGATGGACCTTGCTTCAAAGCTCCTCATCTTGCAAGGTCGTACAGAAAGAAGCAATTTTCCCCGATGATATATTAGAGAATGTCTGGACAGGTGTCTGGGCCATTGACAAGCATGACAATATAGTTTACTGGAATATGGGAATGGAGTCCCTGTCAGGTCTGCTCAAGAAAGATGTTATTGGCACAAGAATAATCTCCCTCATGCCCCGGAAACTTGAGGCTGATGAACTCAGGTTCATTGATATTTTCCATATGACAAAGAAGAGCCTACGCTCTCGAACTTACGATATATTTCCTTTCGTAAAACCCGATGGCCAGTACATCTATCATAGCGGTGTTTTGTTCCCGTTGAGGGATAAACATGGTGACTATGCAGGGATGCTCGGTACAATTGGTAATACCACAGAGCAGACTATAGACCAGAATAATTTAAAGAGCAAGTTCATGTCTGCTGAAAGACAAGGGGATATCTACAAGAAGAGTCCGGTAGTTGCTTTTCTTTGGGCTGCAAAAGAGAATTGGCCTATAGAGTTTGTTTCAGAGAACATTGCACAGTTTGGGTATATTCCTGAAGAATTGACTTCCGGCAACTTTGTATATACGGATATGGTCCATCCTGATGATCTTGATTCTGTACGCAATGATGTTGCACAACTTGAGATATCAGGAAAGATGTATTTTTCTAAGGAATATCGCCTGCTCACAAAATCCGGTAATCTACGATGGGTTACAGAGAGATCGTTCCTTATCAGGGATGAAGACGGTGAGCCTGCCTATTATCAGGGAATTGTCATAGACATCACCGACCGTAAAAATGCAGAAGAAGCGATAATCGAAGCCGAGAAGAAATATCGTATGATCTTTGAGAATAGTCCTCTGGGAATATTCAATTTTGATAAAAACGGTGTTATCAGTCATTGCAACAGGAAATTCCTGGAAATAATGGGTCTTGGGAGGAGAGAGAATATCATAGGTTTTGATCTGGTTGAGTCCATTGTAGATCCAAAGATGAAAAAGGCTGTGGATGATGTTCTCTCAAGAAAGGTCGGACACTTCGAAGGTGAATATCACACAGTTTCAACTGATGTAACTATTTACATTAAGGCTGATTACAGTCCAAACATCGCAGAAGATGGTACTTTTCTTGGTGGTATTGGAGTATTTGAGGATATATCTGAACGTAAAAAGGCAGAAGATGCTGTTCTTGAGGCTGAGAAGAAATATCGTCTTATATTTGAAAATTCTCCTCTTGGAATATTCCATTTCAATGCTGAAGGAATCTTAACTCACTGCAATGAGAAATACCTGCAGATAATAGGTCTACAAAGTAAGGAAGAGATCATCGGTTTTAACATGGTCAAACAGATCAGTGACAAGATGATGAAAAAAGCCATAAATGATGCTCTCTCCAGGAAAAATGGTCATTTTGAGGGGAAATATCGTACAGTAATTAGTGGTAAGGATGTTTACCTCAAGGCTGATTACAGTCCTAATGTTGCAGATGATGGTACTTTCCTTGGAGGCATCGGTATCTTTGGAGATATCTCTGTACGTAAAAAGGCAGAGGAGGCATTACGTCTCGACGAATCCAGACTTGAAGCCCTTTTGAAAATTAACCAGCTGAATGATACTTCTCTTAAGGAAATAGCTGATTTTGTGCAGGAAGAAGCTGTCCGGCTTACCCAGAGTAAGATTGGTTATCTTGCTTTCCTGAATGAAGAAGGCACTATTCTTATCGTGTATTCCTGGTCAAAGAATATAATGAAGGAATGCAAGGTCAAGGGAAAGAAGCTTGAGTATCCTCTTGAAAGCACAGGCTTGTGGGGAGAATCGATCAGGCAGAAAAAAGCTATCATTATCAATGATTTTGAAGCTCCCACCCCGCTGAAGCATGGTTATCCTGAAGGTCATATCATTTTAAAACGCTATATGAACATCCCCATATTCGATGGCAAGAAAATCGTAGGTGCTGCAGGTGTTGGAAATAAGGAAGAAGAATATAACAAGTCCGATCTCAGGCAATTGACATTGTTCATGGAAGGTATGTGGAGGCTCATACAACGTAAAAGAGCTGAGGATACTCTTCGGGAAAATGCCGATGAGATATCTAAGGTCAATGCTGAACTTTCAAAAGCAAACGCTGAACTTTCAGATGCTAATGAAGAACTGACGTCTCTTGACAGAATGAAGGATGATTTCCTCTCCAATGTAAGTCATGAGTTCAAAACGCCACTTACTTCGATCCAAGGATACAGCCAGTTGATAGCAGATCAGACACTTGGTTCTGTGAACGAGCAACAGAAAAAAGCGGTTGATACTGTTATAAGGAACTCCGAGCGTCTGCGCAGGCTCGTGGATTCCCTGTTGTATCTTAGCAGGGCACAGTCCGGCAAGCTGAGTTATTCGTTTGAGAACGTAAATATAATGGATGTTATCGATAATTCGATACAGGATCTTGCACTTCAGGCTGAGGGTAAAAAGATCAAACTTATAAAGGATATTCCTGACAACCTGCCGGTCATAACTGCTGACCACGATAAGATGATGGATGTTTTTGTCAATTTGGTAGACAATGCTATTAAATTCACGCCACAGGACGGCAAGATCACTATCTCTGCACACGCATCAGCTGATTCTCTGTATTTGGAGGTGGAGGATACAGGGATTGGTATTCCCGAAGACAAGATCCCTAATCTTTTCGAACGCTTCTATCAGGTTGATTCCTCTGTAAGGAGAAGATATGGTGGTACGGGACTTGGTCTGTATATCTGTAAGAAGATCATTGAGGATCACAGCGGCGATATACACGTTACAAGTGAGGATGGAAAAGGGACAATTATCCATATTCGCCTTCCATTGCAGCAATAA